A window of Thalassophryne amazonica chromosome 12, fThaAma1.1, whole genome shotgun sequence genomic DNA:
GAggatggtaggacacaaatgcacagctccggCAGACAGCTCTGTTTGTTAGTGGTCTTTACTAAAGGAAaatgcagaggtcggtacacgagcaggcagtccaacacaagcagcagtacagaaatcatcacGCAAAATGGCGTGGTCaaaacaacaggcaggaggtcaggtacacactatgaggcaggcaggaacaagaacacaggtacagagctggaatgcaggcacaaggcacgacaaactggcggagaacaataccacccagtgagcttataaaaccccaggtggcaatcagcaaatcaggaacaggtgcacatggaaagcaccagaagcagggcgtggccagaaAGCGAAAGAGAAACACCCATTACCAAGAACCAataagagaaacagacagacagacccaagcagaaaaatcccaacaaaagaataaataaaccaaaaacacacaaaagaacaaAACTCAAGCCCTGACACCTTTCAGCATCACCTGCATTTTGAGGACAAACTTGATCGATCTTCTTGGTTGCGTTGGTTTTGCtgacctggttgctatggttacagaTAATAAAGCCATTTGACATGTAGATGTGGAGGGATGCCACAGAGGgggtgacctttgacccctgacCTCCCCACAGAGAGCAGGTTTGTTTTTGACATGTGAAGTTGGCGCTGAGGATGATGATGTCAGAGTCGTTTGTGCTGCAGGTCAGAGTGATGTCACAGGAGACAGACGTGTTGGAGACAGAGTCCACCTGCAGGACAACTGGAGACACTGGatctgtggacaaaaacccaaaaaaacatgAAGACAGGAAGACATGCTGCATCAGAGAGATGATCAGAAACTTACCAACAACTATGACGTTGTATTGTGCTGTTATTCTATCTTTATCCCCTTGAATAAAACCAACATAAAGTCCACTGTCGGCTTTCTGTAGATCCTTCAAAAGCAAAGAGAAGTTTTCTGCAGTaaactcagctctttcttcatatGACTTATGAAAAATTGGTTCACGAGGAGGTAAAAATCTTATTATATTTGTGTCATtaattttccatgaaaaaacaaaGCCATCTTCAAGGACTGAAGGTTTGTGTCCATCCAGAAGGACATCTCCTCCCGTCTGCACAAATACAGGAGTCACATCAACAGAACCTGTTAAAAAACAACACGAAGTGTCAGTAAAATCATCACTGACACctgaagaaaacagaaacaacatttctgattcaTCTGGAGCTCTGACACAACTTATGGACATTTATACTCTGAGTTTAAATATGACAGCAGTCAAACATCACGTATCCCAGCATGCAACAGGACAGGCTGATCCCTGCGCCAGCTGTTTAGCCGTTAGTATCTTTAGGTGTTCATGACCCTCAGTTGTGTACTCATCTTATCCCCTCAGTAAAGATAAGAGAGAAATTCAGAGGACAGAGAAAATCCTTCAGACGTCGTTTCCTCACAGGTGTCACATGAAACAGCGTCAGTTTGGGTGAAACACACGTGTGTGCCCACAAACAGGAAACACATCGTCTCAGATGACACAGTTAGAAATGTTTCCAACCAGTTTTGCTGAAAGTTAAATTAATTAGATGTTAATTCATTTGTTAGTCACatagtttttaattttatttaaactataatataaatgtttttgagatttgatagatagatagatagatagatagatagatagatagatagatagatagatagatagatagatagatagatagatagatagatagatagatagatagatagatagatagatagatagatagatagattgattaagaactttattaatcccaaaggaaattgcaTTTGGCCTGCTGCTCATACAACATCAAtcatacaacaaataaataactaaaatagaTGTCAAAAATACAAtaacactgcttttttttttttttttttttttgaaacatcagtaaattaataaattatttatgGAAATTAGAATATAAGTCAGATAAATAATTTTAATAAACTATTATGTGGCTTGAGTCCACAAGCTCATTAAAATAAAACAGGATTCATTTTGTACATCAGCATCTTAAAAATTAGGATGTTATATATCTGAAAATGTTCATCAGGGGTCACATTTTCCACACAGTAATGAAAAGCTACAGAAAAATGGTGTTTTGATGTCAGGACACTGTGACCCTGAAGTTGACTTTTCCCTCATGACAACCATAGAAACACTTTACAGAAAAAGTTGGATTATATACTTGGGAAATGTGGACGTGTCCAACCATTAGAAAATCTGAAGGTTAAAGATGAAGTCCCCttttgattattattatcatcattatttcaatcataaaaatgattattatttattatttttgttggcAGTACTATAGTTTTGTTCCTTCATAATCAAAACACAAAATGATTCACAGTCTTATATCAACATTatgatcatccatccatccattttcttccgctttatctggagtcgggtcgtgggggcagcagctcaagcaaagaagctcagacctcccgatccacacacacctcctccagctcctccgggggaaccccaaggcgttcccaagccagccgagagatgtagtccctccagcatgtcctgggtcttccccggggcctcctcccaatgggacgtgcccagaacacctctccagcgaggcgtccaagggggcatccggaaaagatgcccgagccacctcaactggctcctttcgatgtggaggagcagcggctcaactccaagctactcccaagtgaccgagctcctcaccctatctctaagggagcatccagccaccctgcggaggaaactcatctcggccacttgtactcacaatctcgttctttcggtcatgagccaaatctcatgaccataggtgaggatcggaacgtagatcgattggtaaatcaagagctttgcccccctactcagctctctcttcaccacgatggtccgatacagcgaccgcatcactgcagacgctgcaccgatccgtctatcgatctcatgctccatccgtccctcactcgtgaacaagaccccgagatacttaaactcctccgcttgaggcaaggacactccaccgacctgaagagggcaaaacacctttttccggtcaagaaccatggcctcggatttggatgtgctgattttcatcccggacgcttcacactcggctgcaaactgccccagtgcacactgaacgtcctgatttgacgaagccaacagaaccacatcatccgcaaacagcagagacgagattctgtggttcccaaaccggaccccctctacaccctggctgcgcctagaaattctgtccataaaaataatgaacagaaccggtgacaaagggcag
This region includes:
- the LOC117522365 gene encoding uncharacterized protein LOC117522365; translated protein: MGTLPLLFISLVFLRLIEGSVDVTPVFVQTGGDVLLDGHKPSVLEDGFVFSWKINDTNIIRFLPPREPIFHKSYEERAEFTAENFSLLLKDLQKADSGLYVGFIQGDKDRITAQYNVIVVDPVSPVVLQVDSVSNTSVSCDITLTCSTNDSDIIILSANFTCQKQTCSLWGGQGSKVTPSVASLHIYMSNGFIICNHSNQVSKTNATKKIDQVCPQNAGPPPSSGLPLILTLAIVVVVTLLLVLVGVCCRASWQVSFCTACDVYQTELPASTECPGPPKEASDVSPFSTYSLVGLHTGPTRSTEAAGNTLYAEVQKGKRPREENAELLPSNQHG